The region AATTTACCTATATTAATACTAAGATAAAGCATGTCCATATAAGAGATATGAAAGATGGTTGGATAATGCAGGTAATTGGTGATTATCTTGCACAATTAAACGATAAAGACATATTATTTACATCTGGTAAACAACAGGATTTTAATGCTGATATTAATTATTATATTAACTGGACAAATAATGAACCCCGATTGGATTTTTTAACGAAGACAAAGTGTGACATTATTTTGTTTACACATTTTGAAAAAGAGCATGTTAATGAAGAAAATGCAGTAATTAATTGGGCTGATAGATATACTTGTATGAGTGTCCATGGCAAACAACAGCTAATAAACAGAGGCATTCAAGAAAGTAAAATAGGTATAATAGAAGGTTTTGGTGTGTCAACAGGTTTTAGAAAGAAAATAGCTATAGGCTGGGCTGGAAGACCTTATCCAGGACTTGAACGTAAGGATGCTAATATTTTACCTAATTTGGCAAAGGATTTGGATTCAGATATATTTAAATTTATTTTTTATGACAAGAAAAAAGAATTAAACATGTTACTTTCTAAAATGAATAAAGTTGGTGCTGATGTTGAATTGTTATCAGCAAATTACGATTATTTTTTAAATTCTATTGATTATTATCTATCACCATCCCTTATGGAAGGTGGTCCAATGGACCTTTTAAATGCTGCTTATGCAGGAATACCAATTATATCAAGAGATATTGGATTTTTTCATACCATTAATACAAAAGAGGATTTCATGTTTAAAGATTATTCAGAGTTACTTAAATTTTTTAAAGCTATTGAAACAAATAAGAAACAAAAAATTAAGAATTTAGCCCCATATACTTGGGATACATTTAAACGATGGCATATTAAGCATTTTAGGAGTATACTTGAAATATGAAATGGGAAGATAAACCAGTAAGTATAGTAATTTTAGTGATGAATGAATATGACTATTTTAAACATTGTATAGAATCATTGATAAAATACACAGATAATTATGAATTGATAATAATCCAAAATAATTCCAATAATAAAATACAGGATTATATTGCCAATTTAAAGCTGAAAATTTTCAATCTTAAAGTTGTGTATAACAATGAAAATAAGGGCTTTCCTTATGGTTGTAATCAGGGCATCAAATTAGCCATACACCCTTTAATACTATTTCTTAATAGTGATACTGTTGTTACTCCCAACTGGTTAATTAAATTAAAAAGGTGTTTTGACAAAGTAGATAATGCAGGTATGGTTGCACCATATGTTTCAGAATCTGGTGGGAATAAACAGCAAATAAGGGAGATATATGAAAGACGATTCTTAATGAGTGACAATGATATTGATAATTTTGCACATATTATTTCTCTTCAGGAAGATTATTTACAGTGTCCTATTACTGGAAGTTGTTTTTTAGTTAAAAGAGAGGTTTTTGATAAGGTAGGAGTTTTTGATTATCATAAATGGCTACTTGGAAATGAGGAGGAAATAGAATTTCAATGGAGAGCTATGAAACTTGGTGGATACTATCCTTATTTATGTAAAGGTTGTTATATCCATCATTATGGAAATATAGCATGGAAAGAAATGAAAGTAGACCAAGCAAAATATAATATTGATAATAGAATAGCTTTTAGAAATAATCAGGCAACTACATATAAGTATAATTATGTTGATAATGATGTAGAGATACCATCAAATAGGAAACAACATGGTAAAATAGCTTGGTTAGCTGATTTTAAGATAGCTACTTATAAAGCTGGTGGAGCACAATATACAAATAGATGTATGATTGATTATGGTGTTAAGTTAGGTTATTCTATAGATTTGATAACTCCTGAAGATAAACTTAATAATAATTATGATTTATACATATTAAATAACATTAAATATTTTAACCATAATTTTATAAAGAAAAT is a window of bacterium DNA encoding:
- a CDS encoding glycosyltransferase, which encodes MKWEDKPVSIVILVMNEYDYFKHCIESLIKYTDNYELIIIQNNSNNKIQDYIANLKLKIFNLKVVYNNENKGFPYGCNQGIKLAIHPLILFLNSDTVVTPNWLIKLKRCFDKVDNAGMVAPYVSESGGNKQQIREIYERRFLMSDNDIDNFAHIISLQEDYLQCPITGSCFLVKREVFDKVGVFDYHKWLLGNEEEIEFQWRAMKLGGYYPYLCKGCYIHHYGNIAWKEMKVDQAKYNIDNRIAFRNNQATTYKYNYVDNDVEIPSNRKQHGKIAWLADFKIATYKAGGAQYTNRCMIDYGVKLGYSIDLITPEDKLNNNYDLYILNNIKYFNHNFIKKIIKDKIYMRWEHDYWITGALSLFPNILDNSKLNLFMSGRHLEECCQIMDMKIPKSTYCTSPINTDVFFIDKSIIKDDNLIIWTGHDDPDNKGFTHAVKFAQEHSDKIFKFFGKFLLEHKNLPDNMELIGEVDQTIFAKWLQKAKYVMALPNWIEPTGRSILEGLLCGCELIVNDNIGFLYEPIDFNNYDQLIWLAHSEQRFWNLVEGIL